A single window of Nicotiana sylvestris chromosome 3, ASM39365v2, whole genome shotgun sequence DNA harbors:
- the LOC104210206 gene encoding uncharacterized protein isoform X1 codes for MFKKAVDAKSHQRLSGADRKKIRRTIRDRFPNSTDAFLDLLLPPKAELNVSKYPNRVLVYGLEGDCPMFFDVDGRGRDIFPTVYALWKVPELLPAFVLKGGEVSHFILGGADLMFPGISIPPEGFPSFSAGEPWAVKVPGNPAAIAVGTTTMSSTEAIKAGLRGKALKICHYYRDTLWEAAENCHVPNAGFLEDVVFEDPALSLSSRASDSSEVDPSVEPGNVTNNEDTGEVIDPDVTSSGVGHPCTTQSDGSDEVSVQLINDLGELKIAETPVNESNNEGQHPLSVEEVDALLDKCLLQALHTTIKEKDLPIPGSTLWSNHVLPCRPPGITLDIKKSSHKKLSKWLQAKASGGLISLKEDKHKKEVILVSVNQKHPDYLSFKPEKKKVDDTGPSINHASNEEQLQKTLEVSEIYKPSVHVNPIFASVGADTRRLFTASEASEIVFQYVEKENLVKPSNKSIVTLDAILCDALFKGAIKKGTTYPTEIHKKDLGQTFIGRMQAHHCVTRGNDTAVRKGALKPIQIMTERRQGNKKMTKLSGIESFLLDAEALASELQKKFACSTTVAELPGKKGQEVLVQGGVIDDLARYLVEQYGVPKRYIEVLDKTKR; via the exons ATGTTCAAGAAGGCAGTGGACGCCAAGTCTCACCAGCGACTTTCCGGCGCCGACCGTAAGAAGATCCGTCGCACTATCAGAGACCGTTTCCCTAATTCCACTGATGCCTTTCTCGACCTTTTACTTCCTCCCAAG GCGGAGTTAAATGTTTCGAAATATCCAAATCGAGTACTCGTATATGGTTTGGAGGGTGATTGCCCAATGTTTTTTGACGTAGATGGGCGAGGTCGTGATATATTCCCTACAG TTTATGCTCTGTGGAAAGTCCCAGAACTTTTGCCTGCTTTTGTGCTGAAAGGGGGTGAAGTTTCTCATTTTATTCTCGGAGGGGCAGATTTAATGTTCCCCGGCATCAGTATACCTCCTGAAGGGTTTCCATCATTTTCTGCTGGGGAGCCATGGGCAGTAAAGGTTCCTGGAAACCCTGCCGCAATAGCT GTGGGAACAACTACCATGAGTAGCACAGAGGCTATAAAAGCTGGTCTACGTGGAAAGGCTTTAAAAATATGTCATTACTATCGAGACACCCTTTG GGAAGCCGCTGAAAATTGTCATGTACCAAATGCTGGTTTTCTAGAAGACGTCGTGTTTGAAGATCCTGCTCTATCATTGAGTAGTAGGGCATCTGATTCAAGTGAAGTTGATCCGTCAGTTGAGCCAGGAAATGTGACTAACAATGAAGACACCGGAGAAGTGATTGATCCTGATGTTACTTCATCAGGTGTTGGTCATCCTTGTACCACACAGAGTGATGGATCAGATGAAGTTAGTGTGCAGCTTATCAATGATCTAGGCGAGTTGAAGATTGCAGAAACTCCTGTAAATGAATCAAATAATGAGGGACAACATCCCTTGTCTGTTGAAGAGGTAGATGCACTCTTGGACAAGTGCCTTCTTCAAGCATTACATACGACAATTAAGGAAAAAGATCTGCCCATCCCTGGAAGTACATTATG GTCAAATCACGTGCTACCTTGCAGGCCTCCAGGCATAACACTCGACATAAAGAAGTCATCTCACAAGAAATTATCCAAGTGGCTACAGGCTAAAGCCTCTGGCGGATTG ATCTCACTGAAAGAAGATAAGCATAAGAAAGAGGTGATTCTTGTTTCTGTTAATCAAAAGCATCCAGACTACTTGTCCTTCAAGCCAGAAAAGAAAAAAGTGGACGACACTGGGCCCTCAATAAATCATGCTTCTAATGAAGAACAGCTGCAGAAGACACTGGAAGTTTCTGAAATTTATAAACCAAGCGTGCATGTAAATCCTATTTTTGCTTCTGTTGGTGCTGACACCAGAAGACTtttcactgcatctgaagcctctgAAATAGTGTTCCAGTACGTTGAGAAAGAAAATCTTGTCAAGCCATCAAATAAGTCCATTGTGACGTTGGATGCAATTCTATGTGATGCTTTATTTAAGGGAGCCATAAAAAAGGGAACGACTTATCCAACAGAAATTCATAAGAAGGATTTGGGACAAACTTTCATAGGTAGGATGCAAGCCCATCATTGCGTGACTCGAGGTAACGATACAGCTGTTCGCAAAGGTGCCTTGAAACCCATCCAGATAATGACAGAACGGAGGCAAGGAAACAAAAAAATGACTAAACTTTCTGGAATTGAATCATTTCTGTTGGATGCAGAGGCTTTGGCTTCAGAGTTGCAGAAGAAGTTTGCCTGTAGCACTACTGTGGCAGAACTTCCAG GTAAGAAAGGACAGGAAGTTTTGGTTCAAGGAGGTGTTATTGATGATCTTGCAAGATATCTTGTTGAGCAGTATGGTGTCCCAAAAAGATATATTGAAGTGCTTGATAAAACAAAGAG GTAA
- the LOC104210206 gene encoding uncharacterized protein isoform X2 — protein MFKKAVDAKSHQRLSGADRKKIRRTIRDRFPNSTDAFLDLLLPPKAELNVSKYPNRVLVYGLEGDCPMFFDVDGRGRDIFPTVYALWKVPELLPAFVLKGGEVSHFILGGADLMFPGISIPPEGFPSFSAGEPWAVKVPGNPAAIAVGTTTMSSTEAIKAGLRGKALKICHYYRDTLWEAAENCHVPNAGFLEDVVFEDPALSLSSRASDSSEVDPSVEPGNVTNNEDTGEVIDPDVTSSGVGHPCTTQSDGSDEVSVQLINDLGELKIAETPVNESNNEGQHPLSVEEVDALLDKCLLQALHTTIKEKDLPIPGSTLWSNHVLPCRPPGITLDIKKSSHKKLSKWLQAKASGGLISLKEDKHKKEVILVSVNQKHPDYLSFKPEKKKVDDTGPSINHASNEEQLQKTLEVSEIYKPSVHVNPIFASVGADTRRLFTASEASEIVFQYVEKENLVKPSNKSIVTLDAILCDALFKGAIKKGTTYPTEIHKKDLGQTFIGRMQAHHCVTRGNDTAVRKGALKPIQIMTERRQGNKKMTKLSGIESFLLDAEALASELQKKFACSTTVAELPGKKGQEVLVQGGVIDDLARYLVEQYGVPKRYIEVLDKTKR, from the exons ATGTTCAAGAAGGCAGTGGACGCCAAGTCTCACCAGCGACTTTCCGGCGCCGACCGTAAGAAGATCCGTCGCACTATCAGAGACCGTTTCCCTAATTCCACTGATGCCTTTCTCGACCTTTTACTTCCTCCCAAG GCGGAGTTAAATGTTTCGAAATATCCAAATCGAGTACTCGTATATGGTTTGGAGGGTGATTGCCCAATGTTTTTTGACGTAGATGGGCGAGGTCGTGATATATTCCCTACAG TTTATGCTCTGTGGAAAGTCCCAGAACTTTTGCCTGCTTTTGTGCTGAAAGGGGGTGAAGTTTCTCATTTTATTCTCGGAGGGGCAGATTTAATGTTCCCCGGCATCAGTATACCTCCTGAAGGGTTTCCATCATTTTCTGCTGGGGAGCCATGGGCAGTAAAGGTTCCTGGAAACCCTGCCGCAATAGCT GTGGGAACAACTACCATGAGTAGCACAGAGGCTATAAAAGCTGGTCTACGTGGAAAGGCTTTAAAAATATGTCATTACTATCGAGACACCCTTTG GGAAGCCGCTGAAAATTGTCATGTACCAAATGCTGGTTTTCTAGAAGACGTCGTGTTTGAAGATCCTGCTCTATCATTGAGTAGTAGGGCATCTGATTCAAGTGAAGTTGATCCGTCAGTTGAGCCAGGAAATGTGACTAACAATGAAGACACCGGAGAAGTGATTGATCCTGATGTTACTTCATCAGGTGTTGGTCATCCTTGTACCACACAGAGTGATGGATCAGATGAAGTTAGTGTGCAGCTTATCAATGATCTAGGCGAGTTGAAGATTGCAGAAACTCCTGTAAATGAATCAAATAATGAGGGACAACATCCCTTGTCTGTTGAAGAGGTAGATGCACTCTTGGACAAGTGCCTTCTTCAAGCATTACATACGACAATTAAGGAAAAAGATCTGCCCATCCCTGGAAGTACATTATG GTCAAATCACGTGCTACCTTGCAGGCCTCCAGGCATAACACTCGACATAAAGAAGTCATCTCACAAGAAATTATCCAAGTGGCTACAGGCTAAAGCCTCTGGCGGATTG ATCTCACTGAAAGAAGATAAGCATAAGAAAGAGGTGATTCTTGTTTCTGTTAATCAAAAGCATCCAGACTACTTGTCCTTCAAGCCAGAAAAGAAAAAAGTGGACGACACTGGGCCCTCAATAAATCATGCTTCTAATGAAGAACAGCTGCAGAAGACACTGGAAGTTTCTGAAATTTATAAACCAAGCGTGCATGTAAATCCTATTTTTGCTTCTGTTGGTGCTGACACCAGAAGACTtttcactgcatctgaagcctctgAAATAGTGTTCCAGTACGTTGAGAAAGAAAATCTTGTCAAGCCATCAAATAAGTCCATTGTGACGTTGGATGCAATTCTATGTGATGCTTTATTTAAGGGAGCCATAAAAAAGGGAACGACTTATCCAACAGAAATTCATAAGAAGGATTTGGGACAAACTTTCATAGGTAGGATGCAAGCCCATCATTGCGTGACTCGAGGTAACGATACAGCTGTTCGCAAAGGTGCCTTGAAACCCATCCAGATAATGACAGAACGGAGGCAAGGAAACAAAAAAATGACTAAACTTTCTGGAATTGAATCATTTCTGTTGGATGCAGAGGCTTTGGCTTCAGAGTTGCAGAAGAAGTTTGCCTGTAGCACTACTGTGGCAGAACTTCCAG GTAAGAAAGGACAGGAAGTTTTGGTTCAAGGAGGTGTTATTGATGATCTTGCAAGATATCTTGTTGAGCAGTATGGTGTCCCAAAAAGATATATTGAAGTGCTTGATAAAACAAAGAGGTGA